The window gtctgttcttccagaaaccaactttaacaacctattgtattgtgattttaacttctttttttttttgtcattattacttctactgtacatgtgatccttgactgtattcgtgtacatttgtatatactgattttgaacctcaaataccagtgaactggtcttgagcgaataaagaattgaattgaattgaattgtacATATACCCTTAGGGCAGTACTTGATCATGAGTTGGTCAGTGGATATTTGTGATCTTGGTTTTTATTGGTTGTTTGTGTCAGGTTGAATTTGGTTGGTTTGTATATTTTGCTTTATGTGTTTTACCGCCAAGTTTGACAATCTTTGTCTGGACATTGACCAGAACagactatatatttatatagagaagtaatttaattttggaCCAGACCTTGTTCTTTTTCTGGTAAGTTATATTAAGTATACTAATATCCTATAACACTTACTACTAATAAATTGATTATcctataaattgcagaaaacaTTAATTCAGTCCATGATCACAAACTAATGAGTATGAATGAATTAGaatgaaaagatatttttttatatggaaTACAGTGTTGATTATAAAGATCAATATTTGGTTTATTTATTATAGTATTAATTGATTCTCAAATCAATTGTATATAAGAATTTTATGAAGATCagatatttgattaaattggTCATTTATAAGATCAATTAGATTATATTTCAGTAATAagtatttttagaattattttgttCGAATTACAGAATCAgtcaatgtcaatttaatcTCACCACGCAATCGGTGTATGAGCCTGTTCCCATAGAATGGTGAGAaagtgtttttaaatatttttttaatctgattaatatattttatgacttattttggagaaatgtaattcatgtacattataagAGTTACCTCCCGCTAAATGTTTAAAGTACAATTATAGTAagataatgtaaaaatattatcttgatggaaatacatatatattgtactaatgttatattttgatataaattatattattgttttatgatatttcagggcttaaatatacattgcaaattttaaagtcaCTGTGTCCGGATACGAATAAACGAACCATACAGATATCTTTGTTGtcagttattttaaacaaagacTGTAACATTTTGGCGCCCACGTTGGGACACAGTGACTTTATATGTAATTGGAGCTGGAAAGACTTCACCAACCCTATACCCAGTGAACTGTGAACCATGACGACCATTGCCAGTGTATTCCTATTGAACCATGACTAGTGTTCCGCGCCTGTGTTCCTAAATTGACTGGGATCCGCGCATCTATTGTTATTCCTAGGATCAGCTGTTCAACTCATTGACAGAGTACAACACGTGCAAACAAACTGTGTATCTCACCTGGTGAGTCGTATAGATATAAGACTTTGGTGCACCATATTGACATTAGTAATTTGTGTGCGCGCATGTATGCACACTTTACCTCAAGGTAGACAAGtcttgatttatcataattcattaaaCTGTTGAAAGAATTGGTATACCACAAAGCATGTAAATCTGTGATTTCTTTAGTTTGACAGTGCACTTTAGTATAAGTTATCCAGATTTAAATACCTGAGTAATATTGATTGAGACAGGGTTGCTTTTGGCCACAATCCTTAAACCATTTTTTTGTTGAGATATATTTTTGCCCTTTATTGTGAATTgatcatttgaatttgaaattaagAACAACAATAGCAAGAAAGGAAGTGTGGGTACAGTATAGTGTAAGTGAAAACATTAACAATTTGCGCACAACCCATATTGTTTTCCCCGTATTTCCAAATATACTAATTATAAAAGctaattagaaaaatatttgctgtATACTCTCAAGACTTTTGACAGTTTATTGACAAGACTGACGTGAGATTTGGACTACTTTGCCGGTTGATTGAGTTGGTTTTgcatcattgtttattttgagGACGAGTTCAGTGTTGAACAAGTTTTCTGTCGCAGAGTTGTAGTAGTATCAGTCTCAGTGGTTTCTGTGTTGTTTGATAGCTATACACAGTATTTAAAacacacatttaattaatttcccctttaatttagttttaagcTTTATCTccattgtttatatattatttctaCTCGTATCTAAATCATCGGGTTCGGTTTTCGCCGTTCAAAAATCATCGGGTTCGGTTTTTGCCGttataaaaaaatctaatcGGGCTCGATTTCCGTTATAATTGCGTTTCACCGGAAGTAAACAAAGTGTAATTGAGGAAATTCGCTGTTTCCATTCATCTCGGTATTTTTTCTAGTTTATCTCAATATAGAAAAAGATTTATTGAATTCTTTCGTCATTTGTTTATTGTCATCTTTATATTTGAACTGAATCTTATCTTTCAGGTAgaacttatttatttctttgattcaTTTACTTAAAGAAACATTATCAGCTGTTGCTTGCAATAATTTATTGTGCCTTTTGCATACTGTCCAAATTATTTATGGTTCATTTTGAACTACCCTCCTGATTCAAAACAATTCACATTTCTGAATTTGCTATTTCTTGCAGAAAGTTATTCTGTGTGAAATTTAGCTACTCATTTGCTTATACCAACATCTACTTGGATACATGCATTGTATTATTGCATGAATTTGTGTGAATTTTCTTTGATACATTCAATATTACTTGTGTTAGCTACAATCACATAATTTAACACCATGGCAGACACTGAGGAATCAATGTCAACAGAGGAGATAGCCAAAGTGGTATCTGCACTCAAGCAGCTAAAGATGAAACCAAAAGCTGATTCAGCTGAAGATTTCTTATCATGGATGTCATCTGCTGTTCAGGAGAAGAAGATCAAGGAAGAGGTTGTAAGTACTGATACTGCCTCTGCTTCTTCACAACCTGCCAAATCTCTACCTCCTAGTCAGTTCCCTAAAATTCCATTTTTCTCCGGAGTGGCTGAAAAAGAGGACATTCTGTCAGAGTTTTACAGTGCTAGACAGAGAGAGGATGAGGAATGTGCGAGATGGAGTTGTAGATTGGAGGATATTCTGAATAAGGCCATACAGAAAAACCTCATTGACCGTAGTCAGTTCGAGGAGATGCTAAGAACCATGTTCTTTAAGGGACTGCGACCTTCACTTAAAGATATATGTGGACATCTATATGATAAATGCAAATCATTCGATGAATTGAGAACATCTGTGAGAAAATTGGAGATTGAACATCATCCACAAACTACAGAAAAGAAATCAGCTACAGCAAAAGCTGCAATAGTGAAAGATCAGTCAGCTGACAGATTCGATAGCATAGAAGCTAAGATTAATCAGTTAACCACTGAGGTCAGAAGTATGAAGGAAAAAGAGTATTCTTATACTCCTATGCCCCAGCCTTATAGGGCACCAAGACAACCATATCAGAGAGGCAGACAGGAAAGAGGATACAGAGGAGGATATAGGCAATATCCCAGATTTCCTCAGCCCCAAAGTACAGATGTTGCTAAGGAACCTCAGAGTTCCAGGGTAAGAGAACCCCCTACTTGTTATAGATGTGGACAGGTAGGCCATATCGCTGTGGGATGCAGAGTTTTAGTCAACCACAGGCGCCAGGCTTTAAACTACAACACGTCAGCACCTGGGGACAAGGGGTTGGCGAGAGAATCAAGAGTCCCAGAGAAAAACAACTAATTGGAAAACCAAATGAAATATCAGTGGCCATCAATGATGTACAATGTACAGCTCTTCTAGATACAGGAGCAACAGTATCCACTCTAAGCGAAGCATTTTATAATCAGTACCTTTCAGACGTAGAGCTTCATTCACTGGACGACGTTATCAATATAGAGTGTGCAGATGGTCAACTGATGCCCTATCTTGGCTATGTATGTGTTGATTTAACACCATTTGGTATTCCATCtttgaacaaactaaatgaTTGTCTGTTTTTAGTTGTTCCCAAGAGCaattataatgcacatgtaCCAGTGCTTATAGGAACAAACATCTTACAGAACCTGATGGATGTGACAAAACAGGAGTTTGGCTCAAGATTTCTGCAGGATGCAGCCATTTACACACCATGGTATTTAGCATTCAGATGCATAGCATTGAGAGAGAGGGAGTTACACAGACATGGTTATGTATTAGGATTAGTAAAGAGTGCTGAGACAGATAGAGTTATCATCCCTCCGAACAGTCATGTGACCATTCTTGGATACTTGGATAAGAAGATTCCTTATCATCAAGTAACTGTCATGATGCAGCAATCTGAAAAATCCTGCATTCCATCTGATGTAGACATAGAAGCTACACTGCATCAGTATGTGTATGAAGAGTGTCAAACAATGCCTGTTACCATCAACAACATAACAACCAGGACTATTTCAATATCCCCAAAAGGAGTGATTTGCGAAATACAGCCTGTTGCTATTGAGGACACAACAGTTGAGAAATCCTCTTTGTCAAGCTCAGAGCAAATTGAGGATATTATATCCAAAATTCAACTCCCAGATGATATTGGAGAAGATGAAAAACAGGACTGTTTGAATTTGTTGAATTCTTACAGGGATATATTCTCAACAGGAGCAACAGACATAGGTACAACGGACAAAGTGAAGCACAGAATTGAACTCCTTGATGAGATACCTTTTAAGCAGAAGTACAGGAGAGTACCACCAGCATTGGTTGAGGAAGTCCGTACTCACATCAAGGATTTACTAGCTGCAGGCATTATCAGACCATCTCATTCTCCGTTTTCATCTAATGTAGTTTTAgttagaaagcatgatggatccTTGCGGCTATGTATAGACTATAGGTATCTTAATTCTAGGACTATCAAAGATAATTATGCTCTGCCTAGAATAGAAGAGATTTTAGATTCTCTTTCAGGTAACACCTACTTCAGTGTATTAGACATGAAGTCCGGCTATCATCAGATAGAAATTGCAGAGGAGCATAAGGAGAGAACTGCCTTCACTGTTGGTCCACTTGGGTTTTATGAATTTAACCGCATGAGTTTCGGCCTTGCAAACGCCCCTGCAACCTATCAGCGTCTTCAAGAGCAATGTTTAGGCGAccttcatctaaaaatttgttttatatatttagatgatttaatcatattttctaAATCTTTCAGGGAACATCTTAATCGCCTTCAGCAAGTTTTCCAGAGAATTAGAGATTATGGGCTTAAACTTTCTCCCAAAAAGTGTTCCTTACTTATGAAGAAGGTTAAATATGTAGGACACATTGTGTCTGAGCATGGGGTTGAGCCAGACCCTGATAAACTTGCTAAAGTTAAAAACTGGCCTATTCCACAGAATCCTGAAGAGGTAAGACAATTTTTAGGGTTTGCAGGATACTATAGAAAATTTATTCATGATTTCTCTAAAATTGCTAGACCTTTATTAGATATCATGGCCAcaggaaaaaaatcaagaagTAAGAAAGTGGATCCAAAGTGGAGGTGGGAGAAGGAACAGCAAACATCATTTGACCTCATTAAGCAGAAACTTACATCACCGCCAGTTCTAGGTTACCCAGACTTCGACAAACCTTTTAAGCTCCATACCGATGCATGTCAGACAGGACTAGGCGCAGTGCTATATCAAGAGCAGGATGGAATGGATAGAGTTATAGCATATGCTAGTCGAGGATTGAGTAAATCTGAAAAGAATTATCCTACTCACAAACTGGAATTTTTGGCACTTAAATGGGCAGTCACAGAAAAATTTTCAGATTACCTTCAAGGCAAAGAATTTGTAGTATACACCGACAATAATCCCCTTACCTATGTTTTAACTTCAGCAAAATTAGATGCAACTGGACATCGATGGATTTCAGCATTAGCTTCATTTAATTTCAAGATCATCTACAAACCAGGGAAAACAAATATAGATGCAGATAGACTATCCAGATTAAAGGAAGTGGAAACAGTATCTAGTGACACCATTAAGGCAATTTGCCAGCTTGCAACTGGACAGCCATATGCAGAATCTCTTGCTATAGATGATGCTATTTGCAACCAAGTACAACCTTGTACAGATATTGGAAAGTATTTGGATATCATGGAAATCCAAAACACAGATCCTACTGTTAGTTTTTGGAAAAACAAGGTACAGGAATGTATTAGACCCAAACGAGAGACACTCATTACTGAAGATGATTTTGTTTACCACAGGAACTTTGCCAAACTTAGAGTAAGAGATGGTATTTTACTCAGAGAAGTCAAAGTAGATGACAATACTCATCAGCAATATGTAATTCCTGCATCAGTGTATCCCACTGTTTTGGAATACTTACATAACAAGATGGGTCATTTAGGGCGAGATAAGACTCTCTCCTTAATTAGGCAAAGATTTTACTGGCCAAAGATGCAGCGTGATGTTTCTGATTGGATCAACTCCTGTGAAAGATGCATTAAGAGCAAGACCAGCAATGAGAGAGCAGAATTGGTCAACATCAGAACATCAGAGCCACTAGAGCTTGTATGCATGGACTATCTCACTCTTGAACCATCGAAAGGAGgaatacaaaacattttagtCATAACCGATCATTTCACACGATATTCAATTGCCGTGCCAACCAAGAACCAAACAGCCAAAACAACAGCAGAAGCTATTTATAaccattttattgttcattacGGGATTCCAGCTAAACTTCATTCGGACCAAGGGACAAATTTCTGCAGCAACATCATTAAGGAATTATGCTCCATATTTGGCATCTCTAAATCCAGGACAACGCCATATCACCCTATGGGTAATGGTATTACAGAGCGATTCAATAGGACATTATTATCAATGCTAGGAACATTAGATAACGCTCAGAAAGCTAATTGGAAAAAGCATATAAACACACTGGTTCACGCATATAACTCTACTAGACATGATACAACTGGGTTCACACCATTCTATCTAATGTTTGGAAGAGAACCAGTTTTGCCAGTAGATGTGGTCTTTGGATTTTCCAGCAGCCATTCTGAGGATAAGTGTACAACTAAGTACATATCCGAGCTGAAGCAAAGACTACAAGATGCTTACAGACAGGCACAAACAGCAATAAAATCTTCTCAGCAGAAGCAGAAATGCCGTTATGACATAAAAGCAAGAGCCATCACTTTAGAGGAAGGTGACAGAGTTCTCGTCAAGAAAGTGGCATACGACGGCAAACATAAAATTGCTGATAAATGGGAAGATgatatttatgtcattttagcGAAAGCAAATGATGACATTCCTGTTTATAAAGTCAGACGTGAGGATGGAGAAGGAAGAACTAGAGTTCTTCATAGAAATTTGCTTCTACCTATCGGAACAAAGCTTCCAAGAAGTACTTCTCCTCCTCCAGTTACTCCTAGAAAGAGAAGGAAGGCAGAACCAGTAAGCATTATTACTGAGAATGATTCAGATAGTGACAGTGAATTTTCTTATGTAGATAACTCTGcatttagaaatgaaaattccCAAGTTACTCCCAGTTTAGATGATGACGATCAATCTACAACTGAGGAAGCTTCAGCAGCTGGTTCAGGGGAGGACGCTTCCCATCAGGATAGAGAGCCTGAGAATCAACCTGAAGAGATCATCAATGATGATGAACCAGAGGATGATGTCaacaatgatgatgatgatgagaaTATCATCCATGATGTTGATAGCACTGATGATGACATCAATGAATCTGATGATTCTGAAGATGAAATGCCTTCCAGAGAAAATGTCGATAAACTTTTATCTTTTtgccctccccctccccccaactCCTCCCTCCCCCTTGATGCTACCTGACTGTATTACAGAGTTGTGGCTAatattgctcaggtgagcaaatGTGGCCTCTGGgcatcttttgtttttaaacaaactacatttttttatgaattgtgaGCTGCCTTGGTGTTTAACTTTTTTGTGGAGGATTGGGGGCAGATAGAACCAGTGGTGGGGACACAGATTCGACGTACATGTATGTGGACTGCCAGGGAAGGAGATGGGGAGGATTGAACTGTAAGAATTGTTTCcacacattttattcaaaatattgattctgtacatacatgtatagaggCCATAAGaaggtaatttttttatgtcgtGGATCTTTATGTAGAGAATTAAGATATGAACTAAAAAAGTAGACTAAGTTAAACCACATAGTTTTGACACACTCTGTGgaaataaaaagtaatattttttttaaataatcggAACGCTTTTCCTCCAACAATTGTTTTTTTCCCTATAAATTTAAACACATGTTGCGAAATAACCAAAAATAGGACTGGACCCCCTTGCAAATATGGATATCACTCGGACCcctctatatatatttttttttagatccgcgcatgtctTTTCGCGCGAGATCTGAGCAtcccaacaaaaacaaaaagataacATATTACCTCTTTAtattatcatataaaaaatggatGATGATTTAAAACTTCAAAGAGCTTTATTgaggatatttttttattctgttaTGGGTAATGTTTGTAATGTCGGGTACGAATCAGTCTTCACAAGCTTCTTGGCAGTCTAGTAAGGAATCGAAATGGTTCCGTCCGGAAGGGGCGGGGCCGCCGAAAGTCCTTTGGGTGCACCTCCCCAGGGCGGGGCTGTAGGACCAGAAGACGTGTAGACTCAGGTACTGTCCCTCATAGGACGGCTCCAGGCACTCTGTAAGTGGGTCAAATCTAATAAATACTCTCCTTctgatatgatatattttttacaaatagtACCACATTGTCAGGTTGTATATTTAATTCGgtaaaatatattgtatcaGAAAAGACGATGTTTTAGGAACATTACGTATGAATGGCTTCTAAATACAGGCGGTGGAATCATACACGCATGCTTAGTTAAAATTAAACTAGTGATATCTTTAGATGAATTGGTCTAAGTTCGATTATTCACGTAGCGACGTTAAAAGTTGGATACGATTTGAGACAAATATGAAACTTTTCTATGACTTATACATGCATACAGGTTTAAATACTTTACTACTTAAGCCATGCAACTGGGTCAAATTTTGTagtgaaatagaaaaaaaattacttagtAACGCTTCACAAGCGCAGATAGGAAGAAACTCTTGCAAATAAAAGCGTATATCTTtaggaaataaaatttgtaaatttttcatatcttgaggaatttaaaaatgttaataaaataagTAAATTTCTTACCTGGTTTTAAGGCTGTGGCTTCCCTACAGAGAGCGACAGACAGAAGCATGAGTAAAACGATCAACATGATTGGTGGATCTAAAGTTGTACTAAAGTCTCCCTAAAGTACGAAAGTGACCTACAAAGGCAAAATATACTGTAATTATAAATAGTAGTATAACAAGCAGGAAACGAATGTTAAACTCGCTACAATACAGTAAAATCAATACGTTTAAATCTTACAATCTCATCTATAAAATCTTTTAGTTAATactttaattttatgaaaacgcGCCGTTATAATTCCTACATTAAAAATCTAAcgaattttaaacaaacaaatccAAGAAATAAAACAGTAGAATGCAATCAAATCATGTCGAAAttggaatttttgaaatatttgtctgTTTGTAAATCAGAGACACGCGATGATGATGGTTGAAAGAAGTGTTTtcaaataacttttttaaaaagtctaaaatattttcaaaaaaaaaaaccaaacctgATTTCTGTCTCTAAAATTGAGATACACCTAGAGATGTTTACACAACTATACCCACAGTTTGTATGGAATACTGGTCCATGGGCACTTGTAATAATCGTACATTTATAAAGTTAGATTAACGAACAGCTGTCGCATGACATGTTTCTGCCGATTTCTAAACCACTGttgattaatttaattaacCTCAGAATTATTAACTATTCACCTGTGCTACAATGCCGCAATGAACCAGTGTCTATAAGAATGATACATACCTGCTATATCAGCTGGACAGTGTGTTATTGGttattttctagttttttaaatcaaagccTTTGCTGTGGTTTGAACCCGAGTGCTTACAAATCCAGCACTCTACCGATAATAAAATGCATATGAATATGACCATCCTTAAGTTTGCCTTAAAAATAGTTTACATCTGCTTAGTAGgctaaagacgatctttaagccacctttaagtatCAACGATGCTTTTAGCTGGCTTAATTGAGGCTTTAAGAATTAAAGATGGCTGCTAGGTCCTTAAAGGCCACATAATAAAAGACAATCTGTTTGCAACCCTTaattaatctatttttaaggATAACTTAAGGTACAAACTTCTTCAAGCTGTCTTCGAGCCATTTTTGTTCAGAATATAACAGTCGTACATCAATATTTAGCTTTACCCACAAAAATTATATTGTGACAATCTATTAATTTGCGATCAATGGAAtactatataattatttaatctgttttctacatttatttcgattttttatctatttattttattttggaatagTATTTATTCCAAATAAGGCAGCGATATATTTACAAGACCAATGGATTCTTAATGCacatgtatttttcttcatcCGTCTACGAAATCGATCATTATGTCTAAAAATGATTTAACTGAGAAGCAGAAAGTGTATCATTTTACttcattatcaaattaaatcatatatcaaaagttttttttgctttaattttGTCTGAGAATAAGCATTGTATCTAGAATAATGCAGATTTACAAAATTACAGTGTACAAATATGTTGTTGTTTGTGTAAACAaacatttacagtaaaacatcaaaatgtgattgcatgtattttatcattgttTGATGTTAAATTCATCAGACCGTCAAAAAAGTCTACAAT is drawn from Crassostrea angulata isolate pt1a10 chromosome 5, ASM2561291v2, whole genome shotgun sequence and contains these coding sequences:
- the LOC128182910 gene encoding uncharacterized protein LOC128182910; its protein translation is MLIVLLMLLSVALCREATALKPECLEPSYEGQYLSLHVFWSYSPALGRCTQRTFGGPAPSGRNHFDSLLDCQEACED